One genomic window of Moorella glycerini includes the following:
- a CDS encoding energy-coupling factor transporter transmembrane component T family protein: protein MPGKSFLHKLNPLTKVVWSLAVITLAFVYQQPLPLLGLWASVLSVALIGKVLREILPAIRGLIIFAAIFFLFQVFLIDEGQVVFTLVPGTGIGRITDVGLKACTMLALRMLAMTSTIPVLLATTPPKDMIVAFVEKLKVPYVYALMLVTSLRFIPTLQEELSLVIQAQRVRAYDLEGRNIIKRFLALIPLALPLLLMSVQRARTMAISMETRAFGAGPRTSLHTSTFQLLDIGVISSCLLLTAVLAVVSLR from the coding sequence CCGTTATTACCCTGGCCTTTGTCTACCAGCAACCCCTGCCGCTCCTTGGCCTCTGGGCCTCGGTCCTGTCCGTCGCCCTGATTGGTAAAGTGTTGCGGGAAATCTTGCCCGCCATCCGGGGGCTGATCATCTTTGCCGCCATCTTTTTCCTCTTTCAGGTCTTTTTAATCGACGAGGGCCAAGTTGTTTTTACCCTGGTACCAGGCACCGGCATCGGCCGCATCACCGACGTGGGACTCAAGGCCTGCACCATGCTCGCTTTAAGGATGCTGGCCATGACTTCCACCATTCCCGTTCTCCTGGCCACCACCCCGCCCAAGGATATGATTGTCGCCTTTGTGGAAAAACTCAAGGTGCCCTATGTCTACGCCCTGATGCTGGTAACCTCTTTAAGGTTTATCCCTACCCTGCAGGAAGAATTGAGCCTGGTCATCCAGGCCCAGCGGGTCCGGGCCTACGACCTGGAAGGCCGCAATATTATCAAGCGCTTTCTGGCCCTCATCCCCCTGGCCCTCCCTCTCCTCCTCATGTCCGTCCAGCGGGCCCGGACCATGGCCATCTCCATGGAAACCCGCGCTTTTGGTGCCGGCCCCCGTACCAGCCTGCACACCTCGACCTTCCAGTTACTGGACATAGGGGTAATCTCTTCGTGCCTGCTCCTGACAGCCGTTCTGGCGGTTGTATCGCTACGTTAA
- a CDS encoding type II toxin-antitoxin system Phd/YefM family antitoxin has translation MEFATSKELRIYTGKILEKVRAGERFAITHRGKPVAWLIPFENDTPEEFSPLPYHEAWADIERALEASEPYYPDWHEALKESRRQK, from the coding sequence TTGGAATTTGCCACCAGCAAGGAGCTACGTATTTATACTGGAAAGATATTAGAGAAGGTTAGGGCCGGGGAACGTTTTGCCATTACGCATCGGGGTAAGCCTGTGGCATGGCTAATACCCTTTGAAAATGACACTCCCGAAGAATTTTCCCCTCTTCCCTATCATGAGGCGTGGGCGGATATTGAACGGGCCCTGGAAGCCAGCGAGCCATATTATCCTGACTGGCACGAAGCTCTCAAGGAAAGCAGGCGGCAAAAGTGA
- a CDS encoding ferritin-like domain-containing protein, translating into MEEKDLIRSLNWFYSLEIEQVDLYKSQARAATDIYLRQVLTRVAAMEQEHVINLEAEISRRGATPTRLGAIIAPLLGVATGTILNWTNTRTLLWANITLEEKAMADYKRLILKVAEKSLFNLLWSHLIDEDLHAAWFSNKLKELDRLALH; encoded by the coding sequence TTGGAAGAAAAGGACCTCATCCGCAGCCTTAACTGGTTCTACAGCCTGGAAATCGAGCAGGTAGACCTCTATAAGAGCCAGGCCCGGGCAGCAACGGACATTTACCTGCGGCAGGTGCTGACCCGGGTAGCGGCTATGGAACAGGAACACGTCATCAACCTGGAAGCGGAAATCAGCCGCCGCGGCGCCACCCCGACCCGCCTGGGAGCCATCATTGCTCCCCTCCTGGGGGTAGCAACCGGGACCATCCTCAACTGGACCAATACCCGCACCCTCCTCTGGGCCAACATTACTTTAGAAGAAAAGGCCATGGCTGACTACAAACGGCTAATCCTGAAAGTTGCCGAAAAATCTCTTTTTAACCTCCTCTGGAGCCACCTCATTGATGAAGACCTGCATGCCGCTTGGTTCAGCAATAAGCTGAAAGAGCTGGACCGCCTGGCCCTGCATTAA
- a CDS encoding RrF2 family transcriptional regulator, with translation MRLNQATDYAFRAVLYLAKLEPGTIAEAQMIASREEIPMRFLLKIMRSLVQAGIVQSYRGVSGGFSLARPAREITLLDVVEAVEGPVSINRCLLDQEYCNKHGTPYCPVHRALGSVQDALRRELERYNFAELAGKTLVKT, from the coding sequence ATGCGCTTAAACCAGGCTACCGATTATGCCTTCCGCGCCGTCCTGTACCTGGCGAAACTGGAACCAGGCACCATTGCCGAAGCCCAGATGATTGCTTCCCGCGAAGAGATCCCCATGCGCTTCTTGCTTAAAATCATGCGTTCCCTGGTGCAGGCCGGGATAGTGCAATCCTACCGCGGCGTCAGCGGCGGTTTTTCCCTGGCCCGGCCGGCCCGGGAAATTACCCTGCTGGATGTCGTCGAAGCTGTAGAGGGACCGGTCAGCATTAACCGCTGCCTCCTGGACCAGGAGTACTGTAATAAACACGGTACCCCTTACTGCCCGGTACACCGGGCCCTGGGCTCAGTCCAGGACGCCCTGCGCCGGGAGTTGGAGCGTTACAACTTCGCCGAACTAGCCGGGAAAACTTTAGTAAAGACTTGA
- a CDS encoding cytochrome ubiquinol oxidase subunit I yields the protein MDALLLARWQFGITSVYHFLFVPLTLGLSVLVAIMETIYVRTGDETYKNMARFWGRLFLINFAMGVVTGIVQEFHFGMNWSEYSRFVGDIFGAPLAVEALAAFFLESTFLGLWLFGWDKLPKALHAACIWLVAIGTNLSAFWILVANSFMQEPVGYVLRNGRAEMTDFFALLTNPHVLYQFPHTVLAGFVTASFFVMGISAYHLLRQSQLEPFRRSFRLALITGVISSLLVAAVGHFQGQYLVNAQPMKMAAAEALWESAGPAPLALVALVDAKDQTNTFEIKIPALASFLTYNSFQGEVKGLKDLQAAAEASYGPGNYIPPVTTVFWSFRLMVVAGLWLILLSLYSLYLWRRGRLEEKPLVLKALLWSIPVPYLANTAGWLMAEIGRYPWIVYGLQRVEAAVSPGVSAAAILTTLVVFTLLYGVLAVADVYLLAKYARQGVETTPATRMLDNSGEVSLWI from the coding sequence ATGGATGCACTCTTGCTGGCCAGGTGGCAGTTCGGGATTACCTCGGTTTACCACTTCCTCTTCGTCCCCCTGACCCTGGGACTATCCGTCCTGGTGGCCATCATGGAGACCATCTATGTACGCACTGGTGATGAAACTTACAAGAACATGGCCCGCTTCTGGGGCAGGCTCTTCCTCATCAACTTTGCCATGGGCGTGGTGACCGGTATCGTCCAGGAGTTTCATTTCGGCATGAACTGGTCCGAATACTCCCGTTTCGTCGGGGATATTTTCGGCGCCCCCCTGGCCGTAGAAGCCCTGGCCGCCTTTTTCCTGGAATCCACCTTTCTGGGCCTGTGGCTCTTTGGCTGGGATAAGCTGCCTAAAGCCCTCCACGCCGCCTGCATCTGGCTGGTGGCCATCGGCACCAACCTTTCCGCCTTCTGGATCCTGGTGGCCAACTCCTTTATGCAGGAGCCGGTGGGCTATGTCTTGCGTAACGGCCGGGCCGAGATGACGGATTTCTTTGCCCTGCTGACCAACCCCCATGTCCTCTATCAATTCCCCCACACCGTCCTGGCCGGCTTTGTGACAGCCTCCTTTTTCGTCATGGGGATCAGTGCCTACCACCTCCTGCGGCAAAGCCAATTAGAGCCCTTCCGCCGTTCCTTCCGGCTGGCTTTGATAACGGGCGTCATCAGCAGCCTGCTGGTGGCGGCCGTCGGCCACTTCCAGGGCCAGTACCTGGTCAATGCCCAGCCCATGAAGATGGCGGCGGCCGAAGCCCTGTGGGAAAGCGCCGGCCCGGCCCCCCTGGCCCTGGTGGCCCTGGTTGATGCAAAAGACCAGACCAATACCTTCGAGATTAAGATTCCCGCCCTGGCCAGTTTTCTTACCTATAACAGCTTCCAGGGCGAGGTTAAAGGCCTGAAGGATCTCCAGGCCGCGGCAGAGGCCAGCTACGGCCCCGGCAATTATATCCCGCCGGTCACAACGGTCTTCTGGAGCTTCCGCCTGATGGTCGTCGCCGGGCTGTGGTTAATTTTACTGTCCCTTTACAGCCTGTACCTCTGGCGGCGGGGGCGGCTGGAAGAAAAGCCCCTGGTCCTCAAGGCCCTCCTCTGGAGCATTCCCGTGCCCTATCTCGCCAACACCGCCGGCTGGTTGATGGCCGAGATCGGCCGCTATCCCTGGATTGTCTACGGGCTGCAGCGAGTCGAGGCGGCCGTTTCGCCCGGGGTATCCGCTGCCGCTATTTTGACGACCCTGGTGGTCTTTACCCTGCTGTACGGGGTCCTGGCGGTAGCCGACGTCTACCTCCTGGCTAAATACGCCCGGCAGGGTGTTGAGACAACTCCTGCCACCAGGATGTTAGATAATTCCGGGGAGGTATCATTATGGATCTAA